AACCCTGGAAGACGACGCCGCAAATCGACTTCGGAAAGGCGGGATGACGCGCGCGGTTGATGATGACCTGGCCGACCGCGAACTGGCCCTTGCTGCCGTCGCCCGCTTCGTAAAGCATCGCCGCCGCCAGACAGTCGCGGGCGCGGCTGCGCCCGTCGCCATCGCCCGCGTAGACGAAGGGGCGGGGTGTCGCGAAATCCTTGGTTATCAGGGGGATTTTTGCATTGGCTGCGCGCGCATCATCCTCGGTGACGGGTGCCAGCTCCATAGGCAGCACATCGGGGACGATATCGGCGGGCGGCGCGACGGGGTGCGGGCGCGTCGCCACACCGCCGCCGATCTGGCCGCTCAGATGCAATACGGCGACGATCGCCGCGACAGCCAGCAGCACGAACAGCCACCCCGACCGTTCGCGCCACAATGGCAACGTCACCGGATCGCCCTCGGGGCGCATGCAGGAGGATCAGATCTCGGGAAGGAAATCGGGAACCGACAGGTAACGCTCGCCGGTGTCATAGTTGAAACCGAGCACCCGGCTCCCTGCCGGCAGTTCGGCGAGCTTCTGCGCAATCGCGGCGAGCGTCGCGCCCGACGAAATGCCGACCAGCATGCCTTCTTCGGTCGCGGCGCGGCGTGCAAAATCCTTGGCGGCGGCCGCATCGACCTTGATCACGCCGTCGAGCAGGTCGGTGTGCAGGTTGCGCGGGATGAAGCCCGCACCGATACCCTGGATCGGGTGCGGCGCGGGCTGGCCGCCGGAGATGACCGGCGATGCTTCCGGCTCGACCGCAAACACTTTCAGGTTCGGCCAATGCTGCTTCAGGAACTGTGCCGTACCGGTGATATGGCCGCCGGTACCGACCCCGGTGATCAGCACGTCGATCGGCGTGTCCTTGAAATCCTCATAGATTTCGGGGCCGGTGGTGCGGACGTGGACGTCGATGTTGGCTTCATTCTCGAACTGCTGCGGCATCCATGCGCCGGGTGTCGTCTCGACCAGTTCGATCGCGCGTTCGATCGCGCCCTTCATGCCCTTTTCGCGCGGGGTCAGGTCGAACGTCGCGCCATAGGCGAGCATCAACCGCCGGCGTTCGAGCGACATGCTTTCGGGCATGACGAGGACGAGTTTATATCCCTTGACCGCCGCAGCCATCGCGAGACCGATGCCGGTATTCCCCGACGTCGGCTCGACGATGGTACCGCCGGGCTTCAGGCTGCCGTCCTTTTCGGCGGCCTCGATCATCGCCAGCCCGATGCGATCCTTGATCGACCCGCCGGGATTGCTGCGTTCCGACTTCACCCAGACTTCGGCGTCGGGGAACAGCTTTGCGACGCGAATATGCGGCGTATTCCCGATGGTATCGAGGATCGAATTGGCTTTCATGATCGGTGCGCTCTTTCTTTGAATTCGAACCGCGGG
The Sphingopyxis macrogoltabida genome window above contains:
- the cysK gene encoding cysteine synthase A, with protein sequence MKANSILDTIGNTPHIRVAKLFPDAEVWVKSERSNPGGSIKDRIGLAMIEAAEKDGSLKPGGTIVEPTSGNTGIGLAMAAAVKGYKLVLVMPESMSLERRRLMLAYGATFDLTPREKGMKGAIERAIELVETTPGAWMPQQFENEANIDVHVRTTGPEIYEDFKDTPIDVLITGVGTGGHITGTAQFLKQHWPNLKVFAVEPEASPVISGGQPAPHPIQGIGAGFIPRNLHTDLLDGVIKVDAAAAKDFARRAATEEGMLVGISSGATLAAIAQKLAELPAGSRVLGFNYDTGERYLSVPDFLPEI